In the Pseudorasbora parva isolate DD20220531a chromosome 23, ASM2467924v1, whole genome shotgun sequence genome, one interval contains:
- the zgc:172131 gene encoding GTPase IMAP family member 7, translating to MPNKGTDENLDNILYQCGRKVCVFNKNLEQRNLILQLIACCKNVPEPHERSLQRAASVEWEISDPQEAKTQEHIPDNEAAIKKKNTLTIVLLGQTGSGKSATGNTILRNRHFESRASSVLVTQMCQMAEETVCGIKIRVIDTPDFFDEDLQNQEEQIKMCKELWQPGPDVYLLVMELGRYTDGEREIVPNIQRTFGADVVKDTIVLFTRKEKLRGKTVSEYIKNTDTQLQELIQTCGSRCHAFNNNDHNVSQVKKLLEMIVEMKRKNGNPDSLAHYSYSKESAKKDCRIQ from the exons ATGCCAAACAAAGGAACAGATGAGAACCTGGATAACATTCTCTATCAATGTGGAAGGAaagtgtgtgtttttaacaAAAATCTGGAGCAGCGCAACTTAATCTTACAACTGATTGCATGTTGTAAAAATGTTCCTGAGCCTCATGAAAG ATCACTACAGAGGGCCGCATCTGTGGAATGGGAGATCAGTGATCCACAGGAAGCAAAGACACAAGAGCATATACCAG ATAACGAAGCTGCCATCAAGAAGAAAAACACCTTGACCATTGTGCTGCTGGGACAGACAGGAAGTGGAAAGAGCGCTACCGGAAACACCATCCTGAGAAATCGTCATTTTGAATCACGTGCCAGTTCTGTGTTAGTGACACAGATGTGCCAGATGGCAGAGGAAACTGTTTGTGGAATCAAGATCAGGGTCATTGACACCCCAGATTTCTTTGATGAAGATCTACAAAACCAGGAAGAGCAGATAAAGATGTGCAAAGAACTCTGGCAGCCAGGGCCTGACGTGTATTTGCTGGTCATGGAGCTTGGCCGTTACACTGATGGCGAGAGAGAGATAGTTCCGAACATACAGAGGACGTTTGGTGCAGACGTGGTAAAAGACACCATTGTTCTATTCACAAGAAAAGAGAAATTAAGAGGGAAAACCGTCTCAGAGTACATTAAAAACACTGACACCCAACTGCAAGAGTTGATCCAAACCTGTGGGTCAAGGTGTCATGCATTTAACAACAATGACCACAATGTTTCTCAGGTTAAGAAGCTTTTAGAGATGATTGTGGAGATGAAGAGGAAAAATGGAAACCCTGACAGTTTAGCACACTACTCATATTCCAAAGAATCAGCGAAAAAGGACTGCAGAATCCAGTAG